In Paroedura picta isolate Pp20150507F chromosome 1, Ppicta_v3.0, whole genome shotgun sequence, the following are encoded in one genomic region:
- the ADGRG6 gene encoding adhesion G-protein coupled receptor G6 isoform X3 — MMSYESLMWCYAWKWRLRLLFLFALYLTCMKHSALGCSECRMALTNPTGFFSSPCFPSDYPNSQACKWTIRAPSGFIIQITFVDFEIEEAPNCIYDYLTLDTGDKKVNFCGVTARGLSFNSSGHQMVVSFTSDFSIQKRGFNASYTRVAVSLRNQKVVVPQFLDLDSVSLANNIQVPDLNQFTLCFEATENRNGGHEWKAFSYSGSSATELFSFGKRKSGHFIFISGTECRLDDALDTNPYGDFFTRTFEQLCIAWDNISSTVGVSAKNVYKTVNCSDTYGKVIPGNGKLVLGSGRNEMSPLSGDIYNFRLWNFTMNSQTLFNLSCDVKGNVVDWENDFWSIPASALKAENNLSCGSYLIPLPTIEPTSCANLGSLCQATVNSTTTSPTVTTNMPDTNRTDKQNNDLQELKDPATVAFRVKRNSADSSQSLLHGQEDSKIRGVKNIGIISTPIVWPVKQRPLHTSKSISTEDQRPDQKNAPNYFLLTTPEIIASVPMETQVNILVGSAALVYMDHNSSINYSSFNDTKGHSGNLQSERGNPREIPTIPLGHIRNMVLPLPQSIHTEPIPTWVPQLEHTNLDPVFPSLLSQDNLYESTKEQPWMLSPNSDVFSFLYKNTYNILQSLSAWNENTFYNHLISGVSEENHQSLSIQSSSALPKETSLALLESSFENIYLEPTKRLLEEVSGRNGFFIMGDLKSTKSENNIIREYNSVQFKKQVLKQSANPSGSLQNIKAWFPDVTQIFQPTETLLPVEYSTELQNLSAVLLERRERTSEMYQTISVSNLYQEMLNVTTSEDGLVMLKPLIELEHSYEEASSPKDELELLNTFIAYINHVPASLNALENITLKPNALPGVKDLLSNDSNNAFLTTDTENMVKNSKFWRPSYLSFPTHYVDNTVRHWILTPEPIVAFEGSSERWRFSLSQPFSFQGDRVPSSSLSPQTTTNNSKGITKNTFAHILEKERMKLSSVVPVSRISERIGKTPPLETRTALFLNSSMPINNGSPRPFSLTSLEIPVMIQPSLHLQTDISEMSYRTFTGGLENIASLTMQQSLNETMFDYVMDAFPSHSEILTSYVKPSCTKSNLHGCTKDKSGWSPGIAPVPPQSQNMFIDMQNNQFTHVYDDIINKEYSFVNNVFLGKQISLISKLLTGTQPLESTPTLILESQIAQFVNFSAINLSSTPSVSYILPSDLNQNSHNSDFLWKKELNAQMDPLNESYVTKNEKQSAEDLKSKLVSSIQQEHIDYDDVAHASSNSNKSAVLAKESIQKQNNYPAQHTNNSGLSPLNPSNIQATDTYMWRVSASFEDYLDYEKVGNYSLSESTVVSVVTNTIQLASYVEHINHLNENTINNTEIITGAKPHLSIFHSQSSTSVSEPEMPPYEKLLASVLNGASQNTAPHTTLHPSTNSAKSVLSCFLCNSFIDWDCSCGPEVNHSMSKCEARY; from the exons CTCTTGGATGCTCTGAATGTCGAATGGCACTTACCAACCCTacaggatttttttcttctccctgttTTCCAAGTGATTATCCCAACAGTCAAGCATGCAAATGGACCATCAGAGCTCCTTCTGGATTCATAATTCAAATAACATTTGTTGATTTTGAAATTGAAGAAGCTCCAAACTGCATTTATGATTATCTCACATTAGATACTGGAGACAAAAAAGTTAATTTCTGTGGAGTCACTGCTAGAGGTTTATCATTTAACTCTTCTGGGCATCAAATGGTTGTATCATTCACAAGTGATTTTAGTATCCAAAAAAGAGGTTTCAATGCCAGCTACACCAGAG TTGCTGTGTCTTTGAGGAATCAAAAAGTTGTCGTTCCACAGTTCCTGGATCTTGATTCTGTATCCCTGGCAAATAACATCCAAGTACCAGATCTTAATCAGTTCACATTGTGttttgaagcaacagaaaacagaaatggtggTCATGAATggaaggctttctcctacagtggATCTTCAGCCACAGAATTATTCAgctttggaaagagaaaaagTGGCCATTTCATATTTATCTCAGGCACAGAATGTAGGTTAGATGATGCACTTGACACCAATCCATATGGAGACTTTTTCACAAGAACATTTGAGCAGCTTTGTATTGCATGGGATAACATCTCTTCAACTGTAGGAGTGAGTGCCAAAAATGTGTATAAAACAGTAAACTGTTCAGATACCTATGGAAAAGTAATTCCTGGTAATGGAAAGTTAGTTCTGGGTTCTGGCAGAAATGAAATGAGCCCTCTCAGTGGAGATATTTACAACTTCCGCCTTTGGAATTTCACAATGAATTCACAAACACTTTTCAACCTCAGCTGTGATGTGAAAGGCAATGTTGTAGACTGGGAAAATGACTTCTGGAGTATACCAGCATCAGCCCTGAAAGCAGAAAATAATTTGAGCTGTG GTTCATATCTCATTCCCCTACCAACAATTGAACCAACCAGCTGTGCAAACCTAGGAAGCCTTTGTCAAG CTACTGTAAATTCCACTACTACATCACCCACTGTCACCACTAACATGCCTGATACTAATAGAACCGATAAACAAAACAATG ACCTGCAGGAATTGAAAGATCCTGCTACTGTGGCCTTCAGAGTGAAGAGAAATTCAGCAGATTCTTCTCAGTCACTACTGCATGGACAGGAAGATTCTAAAATAAGAGGGGTTAAAAACATAGGAATTATCTCAACCCCAATAGTTTGGCCTGTGAAGCAAAGACCTCTCCATACCAGTAAATCTATATCAACTGAGGACCAAAGGCCAGATCAAAAAAATGCACCCAATTATTTTCTCCTTACTACCCCTGAAATTATAGCATCTGTTCCTATGGAAACTCAAGTTAATATCTTGGTTGGCTCTGCAGCATTAGTGTACATGGACCATAATTCTTCCATAAATTATTCAAGTTTTAATGACACTAAAGGGCATTCTGGTAATTTACAAAGTGAAAGGGGTAATCCAAGAGAAATACCAACTATCCCTCTTGGTCATATCAGAAACATGGTCCTTCCTCTTCCACAGAGTATTCACACTGAACCAATACCGACTTGGGTTCCTCAGCTGGAACATACTAATTTAGACCCAGTCTTTCCTTCTCTGTTGAGTCAAGATAATCTTTATGAATCTACAAAAGAACAGCCATGGATGTTATCTCCTAACAGTGATGTATTCTCTTTTTTATATAAAAATACTTACAATATATTACAGTCTTTGAGTGCATGGAATGAAAATACATTTTACAATCATCTCATTTCTGgagtttcagaagaaaatcatcaGTCTCTTTCTATTCAGTCTTCTTCTGCTCTTCCCAAGGAAACCAGTTTAGCCTTGCTTGAAAGTTCATTTGAAAACATCTATCTAGAACCCACTAAGAGGCTTCTGGAAGAGGTTTCTGGCAGGAATGGCTTTTTTATCATGGGTGATCTAAAGTCTACAAAATCAGAGAACAACATCATCAGAGAATATAATTCagtacagtttaaaaaacaagttTTAAAACAAAGTGCAAATCCATCTGGTTCTTTACAAAACATAAAGGCCTGGTTTCCAGATGTTACACAGATCTTCCAGCCAACTGAAACTCTCCTGCCAGTGGAGTACAGTACTGAACTGCAAAATTTATCAGCAGTGTtattagaaagaagagagagaacttCAGAAATGTATCAGACTATTTCTGTTTCAAATTTGTATCAAGAAATGTTGAATGTGACTACTTCAGAAGATGGTTTAGTAATGCTTAAGCCTCTCATAGAACTAGAACATTCATATGAGGAGGCCTCTTCTCCAAAAGATGAGCTTGAACTCCTAAATACATTTATTGCTTACATCAACCATGTGCCTGcttctttaaatgccttggaaaaTATCACTTTGAAACCAAATGCACTTCCAGGAGTTAAAGATTTACTATCTAATGATTCAAATAATGCTTTTCTTACCACTGATACTGAAAACATGGTTAAAAACAGCAAGTTCTGGAGGCCAAGTTACTTAAGTTTTCCTACTCACTATGTAGATAATACAGTGAGACATTGGATTTTGACACCAGAGCCGATAGTGGCATTTGAAGGATCTTCAGAAAGGTGGAGATTCTCACTTAGTCAGCCATTTTCTTTCCAAGGAGACAGAGTTCCCTCTTCCAGTTTATCCCCACAAACAACTACTAATAATAGCAAGGGAATTACAAAAAATACTTTTGCTCACATAttagaaaaagaaagaatgaaattgAGTTCAGTTGTTCCAGTATCAAGGATATCAGAAAGAATAGGAAAAACACCACCACTGGAAACAAGAACAGCCCTTTTTCTTAACTCAAGTATGCCCATAAATAATGGCTCTCCACGTCCTTTTTCTTTGACTTCTTTGGAAATACCTGTGATGATTCAGCCTTCCTTGCATTTACAAACAGATATTTCTGAAATGTCATACAGAACATTCACTGGTGGATTGGAAAATATTGCTAGTTTAACAATGCAGCAAAGCTTGAATGAAACAATGTTTGACTATGTAATGGATGCCTTCCCTTCTCACAGTGAGATATTAACATCATATGTGAAACCTTCATGTACAAAAAGTAATCTTCATGGCTGCACAAAGGATAAATCTGGATGGAGTCCAGGAATTGCTCCTGTACCACCACAGTCTCAGAACATGTTTATAGACATGCAGAATAATCAGTTCACACATGTTTATGATGATATTATCAATAAAGAATATTCATTTGTGAATAATGTGTTTCTAGGAAAACAAATTTCTCTGATTTCTAAACTCCTCACAGGGACCCAGCCTTTGGAATCAACACCAACTCTTATTCTAGAATCCCAAATTGCACAGTTTGTTAATTTCTCAGCAATAAACTTAAGTTCTACACCTTCAGTCTCATATATTCTTCCAAGTGACCTTAATCAAAATTCACATAACTCAGACTTTTTGTGGAAGAAAGAATTAAATGCGCAGATGGATCCACTGAATGAAAGCTATGTaaccaaaaatgaaaaacaatcaGCAGAAGATCTCAAAAGTAAACTTGTCTCTTCAATTCAGCAAGAACACATAGATTATGATGATGTGGCTCATGCAAGCAGTAATTCTAATAAATCTGCAGTTTTAGCAAAAGAATCAATTCAAAAGCAAAATAACTATCCTGCACAGCATACTAACAATTCAGGCTTGTCACCTTTAAATCCTAGCAACATTCAGGCTACAGATACGTACATGTGGAGAGTTTCCGCATCTTTTGAAGATTACTTGGATTATGAAAAAGTGGGAAACTACTCCCTTTCAGAGTCAACAGTGGTTTCAGTAGTTACCAATACAATACAATTAGCTTCATATGTTGAACATATTAATCATCTTAatgaaaatacaataaacaacACAGAAATAATTACTGGAGCAAAACCCCATCTTTCCATCTTCCATTCCCAAAGTTCAACTTCAGTGTCAGAACCTGAAATGCCACCTTATGAAAAACTGCTGGCCAGTGTGCTGAATGGAGCAAGCCAAAATACCGCACCCCACACAACTCTGCACCCCAGTACCAACTCTGCCAAAtctgttttgtcttgttttttatgTAACTCCTTCATTGACTGGGACTGCTCGTGTGGACCTGAGGTCAACCACAGTATGTCAAAATGTGAAGCTAGATATTAA